A region of the Pseudomonadota bacterium genome:
CGTTAGTGAATAGTGAACAGTTAAAGACATTTTATCAAGCTCACTGTCATTACTCTTTGCTCCTTTCACATTCTGCCTTCAGCCTGCCTCTTTTCCTTTCACCATTCACTGCCTTCATTGCGGATTGCTGCCTGAATCTCATCGGAAAGTTTTAAAAGTGAAATCGTGCGAAGCAGCGTCCGTGTTGACTTTCCGCAGATTTCAGCAATTGCCGACAATGTGTCGGCAATTTCCTTGGGTAGGTCTTCGGGCCTCCTATCATAACTCACAAACTCACTCATCACCCCATCCACATCATAGTTTTTATCAGGGAGTTTCGCCTGAATATATGCCAATATCCCTTTCGCCTGATCCATGGGATTTAAGTCTTCTCTCTGAAGATTCTCCGTCAGTTGAAGGGCTATGGTGTCGCCTGATTCCTTGCCTGCTTCAATAATTCTTACTGGTACGGATTCAAGCCCTAACTGTCTGGCTGCAACAAGACGCCTCTCTCCGCAGATGAGTAGATATGTCCCGTCATCCTGTGTGGTTACAAGAAGAGGTTCTAAAATGCCCTTATCTTTGATCGACTGCATGAGTGATTTAAATGAATCTGTTTCAATATTAATATTCGATCTAACCTGTTCCAACACTATAATCTTGTCTGCGGAGATATACAGAAACTCTGGATTTACAGTTGTCTTCTTTGTTACCATAATTTTACCCCCCTTATTATTTCAGTGAATAGTCGTAACCTATTAACTGCCATCATCGCCATTTCACTGTCTACTATCCACTATTCACTGCCTTTAATCCCCCTTGATGTCGCTATTTATTGTAGATATTTAGAAACAATGTGTCAAGACATTTCCGAGCTTTCTGCGGGGAATACCGGCGACCTTGTATCCTTTGTGTCGAACATTTCAGATCGGGATGTATTTTATGAAAAATTATTAGATTCACCTACCAATCGAGCATAAGGACTTTTGACTTTGATCGTAGGTTACGGGAACAAATGTTGGTTTCATGAACAGCACAATCTGTGCAAAAAACAAGACCTTACCCCCAAGTCTCCCCGGGTAGAAAAACCGTGGAAACTACAATGGCGCACTTAAGGATTGAAATAAAATAATGATTGTTATAATCTCTTTTTATGAAAGAAACAAAAAAACAAGACCCGATAGTCATATTGAAAATACTACCCCTTATTTTTGTTCTGCTTATGTTTGGTTGTTCTGCCAAAGGGCCAGTCCTTTATCCGAATACATACCTGAAGTCAGTAGGAGAAGAAAAAGCCTTACGTGACATTAATGAATGCAAGAACAATGCTGATGCGTATATTACATCAAGCGCCGGCAAAGAAGCATTAAAAAGCACGGCAGGAGGCAGTGCCGC
Encoded here:
- a CDS encoding ParB/RepB/Spo0J family partition protein yields the protein MVTKKTTVNPEFLYISADKIIVLEQVRSNINIETDSFKSLMQSIKDKGILEPLLVTTQDDGTYLLICGERRLVAARQLGLESVPVRIIEAGKESGDTIALQLTENLQREDLNPMDQAKGILAYIQAKLPDKNYDVDGVMSEFVSYDRRPEDLPKEIADTLSAIAEICGKSTRTLLRTISLLKLSDEIQAAIRNEGSEW
- a CDS encoding cell envelope biogenesis protein OmpA — encoded protein: MKETKKQDPIVILKILPLIFVLLMFGCSAKGPVLYPNTYLKSVGEEKALRDINECKNNADAYITSSAGKEALKSTAGGSAAGALIGGAAGAVTGDIAGSAGIGAVTGAASGLLYGLAKGSEPSPVYKSFVEKCLREKGYEVIGWQ